The genomic window TCGGCGTCGGGCATCGAGGGGTTACCGGTGGTGGTGGGCCACAGCATGGGCGGCATCGTGGCGTTCGTGGCGGCGCATCTGTACGGGGATCGGTTGGCCGGTGTGCAGATCGTGGATTCGCCGATCCGTCAGCGCACTCCCGAGGAAGATGCCGCACGCCGGAAGGCGGCGTTCGGCCCGAAGAAGGTGTATCCGGCGCGGGCGGAGGCGCTCGCCCGGTTCCGGTTCGTGCCACCGCAGGAGGCGGCGGTGCCGTGTGTGCGTGAGCATGTCGCCGAGACGTCGCTGGCGGCCGTCGACGGCGGCTGGTCGTGGAAGTTCGATCCCGCGATGTTCACGCGTACCGGCGGGGACACGCTCGAGGTGGCGCGGCCGCGCTGCCCGATCGCCTACTTCCGCGCACAGCACGGCATCGTCTCCGACGAGCTGATGGCGCAGATGCGGGAGCGGTTCGGCCCGTCGGCGATCGTCACCGAGATCCCCGACGCCGGCCATCACACGATGATCGACCGGCCCCTTGCCCTGGTCACCGGTATCAGGACCGTCCTCGCTGCCTGGGCGACCGTGCCCTGACCGCGTTGTGCGCACTTGTCGCGTCTCCGACGACCGGAATCCGGCGACAAGTGCGCACAATGCGAGATCAGGGGGAGGGCTCGGTGAGCGTGATCGCGCGCGTGAGTGCCGCTGCCGAGAACTGTGTGAACTCGTCGGAGTCGAGGTAGGGCGCCCAGTCGTTGACGATGCTGGCGGCGACGCCCTGCATGCCGGACAGCAGGAAGGGTAGTACCGCGGCCTCCTCGCGCAGGACACGTCCCTCCTTCACCGCGGCCTCGGTGACTGCTTCGAGCACGGCCTCGTCGTAGCGGTTTCCCGAATCGTGTACTGCGCGAAGCGATTCGCGCTCCGTATCCGCGGTCTGCTCGGCGTCGCGCCAGATCTGGGACATGCGGCCGAGTCGACCCCACCGGCGGGCGGACTCGTCGATGATGGCGGCGATCAGCGCGGCCACGCCACGGTCACGGGGCAGCGCGTCGACGGCCCGCGTCGACTCGGCGATGCTCTCTTCGAGGAGGGCCATGAAGATGTCCTGCTTGTCGGCGAAGTACTGGTAGATGAGTCCCGTACTCGTGCCGGCGCGTTGTGCGACGGACCGGATCGTCAGTGCCGAGTAGCCGCCCTCGTCCAGTAGTGCCGCCGCGGCATCCAGCGTCCGGCGGCGCCGGGCTTCCGCATCGCCGTAGATCGACCCTCCGCGCGATTCACTCACCGCAACACCCTAGCCGTGCCCCGGTCTCGCGACCAAGAATGAACAATGTTCGTTTTGGGATTGAACATGGTTCATTCTGTGGCTACAGTCACTCTCATGACTGCTCGTGCCGTGACCCCCATCACTTCCGATCCCGCCTTCCGGACGGAGGTGGATGCGCGATCGGCGGTCGAAATTGCTACGGAGGCAGGAAAACTACTGCTCGGACTGCGCGAGCGTCCGACGGTGCCCGGTGTCGAGGCGGCGGAGATCCGCTCGGCAGGTGACCGGCTGAGTCACGAGTTCATTGCCGGTGCGCTGCAGGAGCGCTTCCCACACGATGCGGTGCTGTCCGAGGAGGGCGCGGACGACCGGACGCGACTCGGGGCGGACCGGGTGTGGATCGTCGACCCGCTCGACGGCACCCGGGAGTTCGGGGAACCCGACCGCGTCGACTGGGCCGTGCACGTCGCCCTCGTCGAACGCGGTGTGCTCACCGTCGGTGCCGTCGCGATGCCGGCCACCGGCGTCACGTACTCGACGCTGGACGGCCCGGTCGACCTGCCGCCGCTGCGCGACGTACCGCGCGTCGTCGTCAGCCGCACCAGACGCCCGGAACCGGTGACGGCGCTGGCTACCGCTCTGGACGCGGAACTGGTCGAGATGGGGTCGGCCGGTGCCAAGGCGATGGCGGTGGTTCGCGGCGACGTCGACATCTACGCCCATGCCGGTGGCCAGTACGAGTGGGATTCGGCGGCGCCGGTCGCCGTCGCACATGCTGCAGGACTTCATGTTTCACGTATCGACGGGTCCGAACTCGTCTACAACCAGGAGAACCCCTGGTTGCCCGATCTACTGATCTGCCGCCCCGAGTGGGCGGGCAGAGCACTGGAGGTACTTGCACGATGACCCGTGCGCTGACCCACCTCGAGAGACTCGAGGCCGAGAGCATCCACATCATGCGCGAGGCCGTCGCGGGGAGCGAGAACCCCGTGATGCTGTACTCGGTCGGCAAGGACAGTGCGGTGATGCTGCACCTTGCCCGCAAGGCGTTCTACCCGTCCCGCCTGCCCTTCCCCTTGCTGCACGTGGACACCACGTGGAAGTTCCGGGACATGTACAAGCTGCGTGACGAGTCCGCCGCCGCAGGCGATTTCGACCTGCTCGTCTACCGGAACCCGGAGTGCGTGGAGAAGGGCATCAACCCCTTCACACACGGCTCGTCGACACACACCGACATGTGGAAGACCGAGGGTCTCAAGCAGGCTCTCGACCTCTACAAGTTCGACGCCGCGTTCGGCGGTGCACGCCGTGACGAGGAGAAGTCCCGCGCGAAGGAACGTGTCTTCTCGGTGCGTTCGGCGGAGCACCGCTGGGATCCCAAACAGCAGCGTCCCGAACTGTGGCGGATGTACAACGTCCGGCGTTCTCCCGGCGAGACCTTGCGGGTGTTCCCGCTGTCGAACTGGACCGAACTCGACGTCTGGGAGTACATCCGGCAGGAGGACATTCCGATCGTCCCGCTCTACTTCGCTGCGAAGCGTCCCGTCGTGGAGCGGGACGGCACCCTCATCATGGTCGACGACGATCGAATGCCGTTGCGCCCCGGTGAAATTCCCGAGATGCGGAGCGTGCGTTTCCGGACGCTCGGCTGCTATCCGCTCACCGGTGCCGTCGAGTCCACCGCAACCACCCTCACCGACGTCATCCAGGAGATGCTGCTCACCACCACCTCGGAACGACAGGGCCGGGTGATCGACCACGACAGCAGCGCCTCGATGGAGAAGAAGAAGCAGGAAGGGTACTTCTGATGGCCCACGCGTCCAACCTCGTCGCCGACGACATCGAGCAGTACCTCGAACGGCACGCGACCAAGTCCATGCTGCGCTTCATCACGTGCGGCAGCGTCGACGACGGCAAGTCCACCCTGATCGGGCGTCTGCTGTACGAGTCCAAGCTGGTGTTCGAGGACCAGTTGAGCGCTCTCGAGAGCGATTCGAAGAAGGTCGGCACGCAAGGTGAGGGACTCGACTTCGCCCTCCTGGTCGACGGGCTCGCCGCCGAGCGTGAGCAGGGCATCACCATCGACGTCGCCTACCGCTACTTCACCACCGAGCGACGCAAATTCGTCGTCGCCGACACGCCCGGGCACGAGCAGTACACCCGCAACATGGTCACCGGTGCCTCGACCGCCGATCTCGCCGTGATCCTGGTCGATGCGCGCAAGGGCGTCCTCACGCAGACCCGCCGACACTCGTACCTGGTGTCGCTGCTCGGAATCCGGCACGTGGTCCTCGCCGTGAACAAGCTCGATCTCGTCGACTATTCGCAGGAGGTGTTCGAGCGCATCGCCGGCGAGTACGCGGAGTTCGCGGCCGAGATCGGGCTCGAGCACGTCGTGCCGATCCCGATGTCGGCGTACGTCGGGGACAACCTCACCGAGCGCAGCCCGAACACTCCGTGGTACACCGGGCCGACGCTGATCGATCACCTCGAGACGGTCGAGATCGAGGACGCGGTGCAGACCGCGCCCTTCCGGATGCCGGTGCAGTGGGTGAACCGTCCGGACCTCGACTTCCGCGGGTTCTCGGGTCAGATCGTGAGCGGTGTCGTGCGTCCCGGGGATCGTGTGCGCGCACTGCCGAGCGGTCGCGAATCCACCGTTCAGCGGATCGTGACGATGGACGGGGACCTCGACGAGGCGGTGGCCGGCCGATCGGTGACCATCACCCTCGCCGACGAGATCGACGTCAGCCGCGGCGACGTCCTCGCCGGTGCCGACGCCCTTCCCGGCGTGGCCGACCAGTTCGAAGCGCAGCTGGTGTGGATGGGCGAGCACGACATGCTGCCCGAACGTCCGTACATGTGTCAGATCGGCACGATGACCGTCCAGGCACGGATCACCCGGCCGAAGTACAAGGTCAACGTCAACACACTCGACCAGACCGCCACGAACACGTTGGCACTCAACGAGATCGGTGTCTGCAACATCAGTTTCGATCGGCCGGTGCCGTTCGACCCCTACGCGGACAACCGTGACACCGGCGGCTTCGTCCTCATCGACCGGTTGACCAACGCCACCGTCGGCGCGGGAATGATCGTGCACTCGCTGCGCCGGTCGGACAACATTCACTGGCAGTCCGTCGACGTGAACGCCGAGGCCCGTTCCTTGCTCAAGGGTCATCGGCCGCAGATCCTCTGGTTCACAGGGTTGTCGGGGTCGGGGAAGTCGACCGTCGCCAACGCACTCGAACGCCGGCTGTACGCCCTCGGATGCCACACCTACCTCCTCGACGGGGACAACGTGAGGCACGGTCTGGGGCGTGACCTCGGCTTCACCGAGGCGGACCGGGTGGAGAACATCCGGCGGGTCACCGAGGTCGCCCGATTGATGGCAGACGCCGGGTTGATCGTGTTGGCGTCGTTCATCTCCCCGTTCCGGGCCGAGCGCGAGGCCGCCCGGGAACTGATCGGGTCCGACCGCTTCTGCGAGGTGTTCGTCGACACACCGATCGAGGTGGCGGAGGAACGTGACCCCAAAGGGCTCTACCGGAAGGCCCGGCGCGGTGAACTCGCCAACTTCACCGGCGTCGACTCGCCCTACGAGGTGCCCACCTCGCCGGACGTCCGGATCGACACCACCGACCTGACAGCGGAACAGGCGGTAGACCGCCTCGTCGAGGTGCTCCGCGAACGCGGCGTCATCTCCTGATCCGGCCCGATTCAGCCCATCACACCCGAGGAGTGTCCCGAAGTGCCTACCCGAGACGAAATATGTTCGGTGATCGATTCGTACGTCAAGCATCTCGGCAATCACGATGTCGACGAACTGGTGGCGTTGTTCGCGGCCGACGCGGTCCAGCATGAGCCGCTGGGCGTCCGGACCTACCGCGGCATCGACGAGATCCGCGAGTTCGACATCGCGAACGCAAAGGTGGCGTTCACGGTGAGCCGTCACTCGCCGATCGTCGTCTCCGGCCGGTATGCCGCGATGCAGTTGCGCGTGCAGCGAGAGGGCATGCCCGACTTCCTTGCCAGCGATCTCTTCGAGTTCGACGACACCGGCAAGATCGTCTCGCTCAGCGTTGTTCTGGATCCCGAGGCGCAGGTATGACACTGGGACTGCAAGCACCGCAGGAGATGCCGGCGCTGCTCGACGGGAAGGTCGTGGTCGTCTCGGGTGTCGGGACGGGGCTCGGGCGCTCGGTGGCGGTCCGCGGCGCGCTGGCCGGCGCCCGGATCGTCCTCGCCGCGCGGACCGAGTCGCGGCTGACCGAGGTCGCCGAGGAGATCCGCGAACTGGGCGGAATCGCGGTGTCCGTGCCGACCGATCTCACCGACGATGCATCGGTGACGAACCTCGTCGACACGGCACTCGCGGAGTTCGGAGCGGTCGACGCGGTGGTGCACAACGCGTTCGTGCAGCCACCCCACGAGCGACTGCTCGACGCCGACTTCGATACGGTGCGGCAGGGTCTGGACATCAACCTGCTGGCAGCGCTCAACCTGACCCGGAAACTGGTGCCCGCGCTGGAGAAGTCGCAGGGGTCGGTCGTGATGATCAACTCGATGGTGCTTCGGAACCAGCTGCCGAACTTCGGGGCCTACCGGGTGCAGAAATCCGGGCTGCTGGCTCTCGCCCGCAGTCTCTCGGTGGAGATGGGCCCGATGGGTGTTCGGGTGAATTCGGTTGCACCGGGTTATATCTGGGCGGAACGGGTCCAGCGGATGGTGGAGAAGCAGGCCGATCAGCGCGGCGTCGAGCCGGCCGAGGTCTACGCCGAGATCGCGGCCGGCACCGATCTGCGGCGGCTGCCCGAACCCGACGACATCGCGAACGCGGTGCTGTTCCTCGCCTCCGACCTCGCTCGCGCGATCACAGGGCAGTGCTTGGACGTCAACTGCGGCCAGGCCCACCACTGATCCACTCTCACAAGGATGTAGGAATGACTCAGGATTACGACGGAATCGGTTCCATCGAGGACCTGCACGCGCAGGCGTGTGAAGAGACCGGTCTGGACGGTTTCGGTGGCGACGAGCATCTCGAGGGTTTGCGGGTTCTGTTGGCCTCGTTCGCGAACGAGGCCGACCTCACCCCGCAAGGGCGAGTGATCGCCCGGAAGATGATCGTGTCGGCGCTCAGAGGCAGGCTGATCAGCGAGGCTGCGTTCGCGCGTCACCCCGGGCATGTCGATGTTGCGATCGAGCGGCCGATCTTCATGTGCGGGCTGACCCGTACGGGCACCACCGCGCTCCATCGCCTCCTCAGCGCAGACCCTGCCAACCAGGGTGTCGAGATGTGGCTGGCCGAGGCGCCGCAGCCGCGTCCCGCCCGCGAGACCTGGTCCGAGAACCCCGATTTCCTCCGCTGCGATGCCTTCTACCGGGCGCGTCAGGCGAACGAGTCGGACCTGATGAAGGTGCACTTCATGGGCGCCGAGGAAGTCGAGGAATGCTGGCGACTGCTCCAGCAGACGATGCTGTCGACCTCGTTCGACACCATCGCGTACGTGCCGTCGTACACGGAATGGCTGGCGAAGCAGGACTGGACCGACACCTATGCCCGGTACAAGAAGAACCTGCAGCTCATCGGTATGAACGATCGTGATCGCCGCTGGGTGCTCAAGAGCCCGAGCCACGTCTTCGCGATCGACGACATCTTGAAGGTCTTCCCGGATGCGTTGTTCGTTCGTACCTTCCGTGACCCGCACACCTCGATGGCGTCGACCTTCAGCCTCGCCGAGCAGGGCGGGCACGGCATGTCGAAGGCCTTCGACCGCAAGACCATCGGACGGACCCAGCTGGATCTGTGGGCGCGGGGCAACGCGAACTTCCAGGAGGCTCGGGCTCGTCACAACCCCGAGCAGTTCATCGACATCGACTACCGGGACTTCGTGGCCGACCCGATCGGGACGGCCGAGAATGTCTACACCCAGTTCGCAATGCCGTTCTCCGACGAGGCGCGCCGGGCGATCGCGGATGCCCACGAGGCCAGCCTCGCCGACCACCGCCGCCCGTCGCACAAGTACTCGCTCGAAGACTTCGGAATCACCGCTGCTGAGGTCGACGCCAAGTTCGCCACCGTCTGACCCTTCACCTGGATAGGAATCCACAATGAACGCCACCTGGGAAAAGTTCTGCACCGACCTGCTCGACGTCGGGAACATTCTGTCGGACCCGATCGTGCCGCAGGATCCGCTGACGCAGGCCGAGGGTGCCCGCTACCTGTCACGCCTGTTGCGCTACTCGACGATCAACTGTGTCGAGTACACCGATCCGCGCTGGCCCCAGTTCACGTCGGCGCCGAACCCGAACATGATGACGAAGATCGGCGCCGACAACCCGGACAACATCTACATGCGCGCCAACATCTCCGGCAAGTACACGTACCGGATCACCGGCACGCGTGGGACCATCCCGCTGATCACGTTCGGTTCCCGCGTCAACCGGTACCACATCGACGGCACCATGCTGCAGACCGGTGACCTCCATATCCATGACCTCGAGATCGACCAGCACGGCCGCTTCGAGTTCATCGCCAGTGCAGACAAGCCGGCCGACGGCACCGCATGGCTGCCACTGGATCCCGAGAGCAACCTGATTTCTGTGCGACAGACCTACGCGGACCGCCGCAACGAGGTGCCCGGTGAGCTGTCGATCGAGTGCCTGAACCCGGACGGTGACTTCGTTCCGCTGACCGAGGAAGAACTCGGCGAACGTTTCGACCGTGCGATCGGCATGCTGAAGGGGTCGGCAGAGACGTTCCTCGAATGGTCGCGTGAGTTCATGCCGCAAGCCAACGAGATCTTCGACCGGGGCCAGGAGCAGTTCCAGAAGGCCGGCGGTGACCCGACGATCTTCTACTTCCACGGCTACTGGAAGCTCGCCGAGGACGAGGCGTGGGTGATCGAGACCGAGGTTCCGAACTGCGAGTACTACAACTTCGTGCTGCAGAACTTCTGGGTGGAATCCCTCGACTACAACCGGTCGAACATCTACATCAACAACCACACCGCCAAGCTCAACGACGACGGGACTCTCACGATCGTCGTCGCGGCCAAGGATCCCGGCTACGGGAACTGGATCAGCACCGACGGCCACGCAGAGGGCACGTGGGCGATGCGCTGGATCAAGGCCGACTCGCACCCGATCCCGACCGCCAAGGTCGTGAAGATCTGAGTCGCAGCGCCTTTCACACGGTCCGCCCGCGCCGCTCGTCGCGGGCGGACCGTGTTCATTCGCCGACCGACCCGAAAACGGAGGACAACGTGCACAATCCGGCCTTCCGGCCCTCTCGACCGCTGTGGGCCGGTATCACCGCGCTCGCCGTTCTGCTCGCCGGGTGCTCGTCCGGGAACTCCGACGCCACGACCGACGGGGCACACCAGCGACAGACGGGTTTCGTCGGCGAACAGACCGACGACGCCGAACCCGTCGCCGGTGGCTCGCTCACCTTCGGTTCCTATTCGCTTCCCACGGTCCTCGATCCCGCACGGACGCAGGCGACCGGATCCACGGGCGGCACCGAGATGGCAGCGGTCTACGACACCCTGGTCCGCCACGACTTCGAGAGCGGAACCTTCGTGCCGCAACTGGCGGAGTCGCTCGAGAGCGACGACAGCCTCGAGACCTACACCGTGACGCTGCGCCCCGGTACCCGGTTCAGCGACGGGAACGTCCTCGACGCCCACGCAGTGAAGTGGAGTATCGAACGGTTCGTTGCGGCGAAAGCCGATGCCTCCCAGACCTGGGCGAACATCGTCGACAGAATCGACACTCCGGACGAGCGGACCGTCGTCTTCTCGTTGAAACGGCCCTGGGGCGATTTCCCGGTGCTCCTCGGTACGGGGGCGGGAATGATCGTCGGAGCCGGATCGGAGAAGGACGGCACGTTCTCGCCGGTGGGGGCCGGGCCGTTCGCGGTGACGAAGTTCGCGCCCCGTGAAGAGTTGCTGCTCTCCGCCCGCTCCGATTACGTGGGCGGGAAGCCGGCGCTGGACACGGTGCGTTTCGTACCGACTGCCGGGGCGCAGGCGCAGTACGAGTCCATGCGCAGCGGCCAGCTCGACATGACGTTCATCCTCCGCGACGAACGAGTCATCGAACAGGCACTGGACGAGGGATACAGCGGCTTTCTCAGCCTCACCGGGCAGAACGGCATCGGTGTGATCAACAGCAGGCCGGGTCGACCGGGCGCGGATGTCCGGGTGCGGCAGGCCATCGCGTACGGCGTCGATCCCGAGGCGATCAACCAGCGCGCGAATGCCGGACTCGGAACGGCGAGTTCGGAACTCGTTCCGGAAGGTTCGCGGTGGTACAGCGGTGCGGAAGGAATCCGGTTCGACCCGGATCGGGCCCGGCAGCTTCTCGATGCAGCGAAGGCGGACGGTTTCGACGGACACATCTCGTATCTGACGACCCACGATCCCAGCCAGCAGGCTACGGCGCTCACCGTGCAGGCTTCGCTCCAGTCGATCGGTTTCGAGGTCACCGTCGACTATGCGACGGACACCACCGATCTGGTTCGGAAGGTGTACCGGGACCACGACTTCGACCTCACCAGAGGCGGCGCGCCGATCGCCGAAGAGGCGCCCTTCCTCAACCTCTACGGCAGCATGGGCAGCGACTCCCGCAACAACGCCACCGGATTCGCCGACCCCGAGATGGACCGTCTGCTGCTCGCAGTGCAGACGGCGCCGACCGACGACGACAAGCGGGACGCGATCGGCGACGTCCAGCGGTACGCGAACGAGACCGTGCCCTACGTCCTCTGGGGGCCGGCGTCGTCCCTGATCGCGTGGGAACCGGCGGTGCACGGCGTCGAACGCACCGTCACCGACATCATGCTGTTCGACACGGCGTGGAAGTCCGGGACATGAGGAACCGGGGGTGGGCGATTCGGCACCCTGGGGTGCCTGGTGACGGTCGCGGATGGACGCCACTGTTGTAGGTGCCCACCCGGACCATCCCGCACAGAAGGACCACTCAGATGATCTCTCGCACCGTAAAGACGCTCGCCGCTTCACTTCTCGTCGCCGGCGGTGTACTCGGCGCCCAGGCCGCCGTGGCCCACGCCGAGATCCGCACCGCCCCCGACGGCACCCAGACGACCGTGTGCGTCTACGACGGCAAGGACTACAGCGTCGGCAGCAAGGTCTACCACCCGGACGGCACCTACCAGACCTGCAAGAGCGACGGCACGTGGCAGCGCATCAAGCCGAACACCGGCAACGACATGCGGCCCGTCGCTCCCGCCCCGCCGCGTGCGGCGATGTAGGGGCGCGACACCCCGGAACGCGAAGCGGCCCACCACAGAACTGTGGTGGGCCGCTTCGCGGATACCGCGCCTAGACCGGCAGCTTGCGGAAGATCGCGCGCGGCACGTGCCGCAGCACCATCATCACGAAGCGGAACGGGCCGGGCGCCCAGACGATTTCCTTGCCCTTGTCGGATGCGGCCACCGCGAGCTCGGCGACGTCCTCCTTGTTCACCGTCAACGGTGCTTCCTTGACGTGGGCGCTGAACTGGGTGCGCACCATGCCCGGACGCACGACGGTGACCTTGGGGCCGAACGGGGCCAGCGCCTCGCCGAGTCCGAGGTAGAAGCCGTCGAGCCCGGCCTTGGTGGAGCCGTAGACGAAGTTGGCGCGCTTGACACGCTCGCCGGCCACCGACGACATCGCGATGATGCGGCCGAAGCCCTGCGCCTTCATCTTCTCGCCGACGAGCACGCCGACCGAGACGGACGCGGTGTAGTTGACGTTCGCGACCAGCACGGCCTTGCGCTGGTTCTGCCACAGTTCCTCGGCGTCGCCGTCGAGTGCGAACGCGACGATCGCGACGTCGACGTCACCCTTCGACCACGCCGCGTCGACGACCTTGGGATGCGACTCGGTGTCGAGGGCGTCGAAGTCGACGACCTCGACCTCGGTGGCGCCCGCCGCCTTCATCTGGGCGACGGCGGCGTCACGCAGCGGATCGTTCGGCAGCGCAGCGAGAATCACGCGCAGCGGCGTCTTCTTCAGGTACTGCTCGCAGATCGCCAGGCCGATCTCGGAGGTGCCGCCGAGCAGCAGCAGGGTCTGGGGGTTGCCCACAGCGTTGATCATCAGTGAAGTTCCAACCTTCTGGACATGTCGGAGGCGAAAACGCCCGTGGGGTCGACGGATCGACGGACCTTGATCCAGTCGTCGATGCGCGGGTACATGGCGTGGAACGTCTCGGCGGTGGTCCGCGAATCCTTCGCGGTGTACAGGCGGCCGCCGAACTCGAGCACCCGCTTGTCGAGTTCGGTGACGAACTCGTTCAGTCCCGGCTTGATCCGGAAGTCGACGCAGATGTTCCAGCCGGCCATCGGGAAGCTCAGCGGCGCCTTGTTGCCCTCACCGAACAGCTTGAACACGTTGAGGAACGAGTGGTGCCCCGACGACTGGATGTCGCGGATGATCTGCTTGAACTCGCCCACCGCCTCCGGCGGCACCACGAACTGGTACTGCAGGAATCCGTTGGATCCGTAGGCGCGGTTCCACTCGCCGAACATGTCGAGCGGGTGGTAGAACTGCGTCAGATTCTGGGCCTTGCCGCGGTAGGTGCCGGACTTGCGGAACCACACCTCGCCGATCGCCGAGAAGTTGAACTTGTTGGCCAGGCCGTTCGGGAAGATGTCCGGCAACGTCAACAGCGTCGGCGCGTCGAACTTCAGCGGATCCTTCTGCAGCTTCTTCGGCAACTGGTCCAGCTTCGCGAGGCTGCCGCGGGAGATCGCGGCACGGCCCAGCTTGGGTTCGGGTGCGATCGCGTCGAACCAGGCGCTCGAGTAGTCGTAGTTGTTCTCGCTGCCGTCGCTGTGCAGTGCGATCGTGTCGTCGAGGGTGTGGGTGACGTCGCCGTCCGCGATGAAGTACGCGGTCTCCGTCGGCGTCATCTCGATCGTGGCCTCGAGGATGATGCCGGTCAGGCCCATGCCGCCGACCGTCGCCCAGAACAGCTTCGAGTTGCGTCCGGCCGGGGTGAGCGTGCGGATCTGCCCGTCCGCGGTGAGCAGCTTCATCGAGCGCACATGGTTGCCGAAGCTGCCCGCGCTGTGATGGTTCTTGCCGTGGATGTCGGA from Prescottella sp. R16 includes these protein-coding regions:
- a CDS encoding FAD-binding oxidoreductase, with amino-acid sequence MSETAEETAHEPLPTQTRTLTGWGRTAPTTAQVLSTPDVEVIAKAVAQVAEQNESKPSHLRRGVIARGLGRSYGDPAQNAGGLVVDMNALKRIHHIDSNTRLVTVDAGVNLDQLMRAALPFGLWVPVLPGTRQVTVGGAIASDIHGKNHHSAGSFGNHVRSMKLLTADGQIRTLTPAGRNSKLFWATVGGMGLTGIILEATIEMTPTETAYFIADGDVTHTLDDTIALHSDGSENNYDYSSAWFDAIAPEPKLGRAAISRGSLAKLDQLPKKLQKDPLKFDAPTLLTLPDIFPNGLANKFNFSAIGEVWFRKSGTYRGKAQNLTQFYHPLDMFGEWNRAYGSNGFLQYQFVVPPEAVGEFKQIIRDIQSSGHHSFLNVFKLFGEGNKAPLSFPMAGWNICVDFRIKPGLNEFVTELDKRVLEFGGRLYTAKDSRTTAETFHAMYPRIDDWIKVRRSVDPTGVFASDMSRRLELH
- a CDS encoding decaprenylphospho-beta-D-erythro-pentofuranosid-2-ulose 2-reductase is translated as MINAVGNPQTLLLLGGTSEIGLAICEQYLKKTPLRVILAALPNDPLRDAAVAQMKAAGATEVEVVDFDALDTESHPKVVDAAWSKGDVDVAIVAFALDGDAEELWQNQRKAVLVANVNYTASVSVGVLVGEKMKAQGFGRIIAMSSVAGERVKRANFVYGSTKAGLDGFYLGLGEALAPFGPKVTVVRPGMVRTQFSAHVKEAPLTVNKEDVAELAVAASDKGKEIVWAPGPFRFVMMVLRHVPRAIFRKLPV
- a CDS encoding ABC transporter substrate-binding protein, which translates into the protein MHNPAFRPSRPLWAGITALAVLLAGCSSGNSDATTDGAHQRQTGFVGEQTDDAEPVAGGSLTFGSYSLPTVLDPARTQATGSTGGTEMAAVYDTLVRHDFESGTFVPQLAESLESDDSLETYTVTLRPGTRFSDGNVLDAHAVKWSIERFVAAKADASQTWANIVDRIDTPDERTVVFSLKRPWGDFPVLLGTGAGMIVGAGSEKDGTFSPVGAGPFAVTKFAPREELLLSARSDYVGGKPALDTVRFVPTAGAQAQYESMRSGQLDMTFILRDERVIEQALDEGYSGFLSLTGQNGIGVINSRPGRPGADVRVRQAIAYGVDPEAINQRANAGLGTASSELVPEGSRWYSGAEGIRFDPDRARQLLDAAKADGFDGHISYLTTHDPSQQATALTVQASLQSIGFEVTVDYATDTTDLVRKVYRDHDFDLTRGGAPIAEEAPFLNLYGSMGSDSRNNATGFADPEMDRLLLAVQTAPTDDDKRDAIGDVQRYANETVPYVLWGPASSLIAWEPAVHGVERTVTDIMLFDTAWKSGT